Proteins co-encoded in one Papaver somniferum cultivar HN1 chromosome 5, ASM357369v1, whole genome shotgun sequence genomic window:
- the LOC113283874 gene encoding F-box protein At3g07870-like, with protein sequence MESLPSDIVLDIVSRVPAESVFECKLVCKKWGTLIRGSNFTNMHLRRLLTQIHGGDDDGSDNLAAKVESCLFFACRIDDPDVERTLLFHGGQVSDIDEEYIYNQNLKRIYHPPMHEEPLFNHLVGSCNGLVCTFQHHHLVIDPIFICNPLTREYVHLPELVIKKEDVSGDRFDIEEGEVNMYGKTACGFGYVRSTNEYKVVRIHYLDYKEGNVEVYTLGSGCGWRAIGKVSHRLDMFKAGTGTYANDAIYWTAYNKVVAFDLAKEEFRLLRVPLCLQNRQNSDRCGLVALGGHLCLYMDKLRFEIWSVMKSSDSRETWRMELDIDYEAVVMGSRKRNFKPILLTKKGEIIFLYAESVLYCYDTKTTFLKMISDEASADYFEAVEVIAHVNTFASLEVMGENSKRYTVHPSRVRSPRDDDVIDELDRVALSEVCDTTRFKLRS encoded by the coding sequence ATGGAGTCTCTTCCCTCGGATATCGTGCTAGATATTGTTTCTCGGGTACCAGCGGAATCTGTTTTCGAGTGCAAATTAGTTTGTAAAAAATGGGGAACTCTCATCCGCGGAAGTAACTTTACCAATATGCACCTCAGACGTCTGCTTACCCAAATCCATGGTGGTGACGACGATGGCAGTGATAATCTAGCTGCTAAGGTGGAGTCATGTCTTTTTTTTGCTTGTCGCATCGACGATCCCGATGTCGAGAGAACTTTACTTTTCCATGGAGGACAAGTAAGTGATATTGACGAGGAATACATTTACAATCAAAATCTGAAAAGGATTTATCATCCTCCTATGCACGAAGAACCTTTATTTAATCACTTGGTTGGCTCCTGCAATGGTTTGGTTTGTACGTTTCAACACCACCATTTAGTTATAGATCCCATCTTTATTTGTAATCCCCTTACAAGAGAATACGTTCATCTTCCTGAACTAGTTATAAAGAAAGAAGACGTCAGTGGTGATCGTTTTGACATCGAGGAAGGAGAGGTAAACATGTATGGGAAAACAGCATGTGGATTTGGGTATGTTCGGtctaccaatgagtacaaggttgttagaaTCCATTACCTCGACTACAAGGAAGGAAATGTTGaggtatacacacttggcagtgGTTGTGGGTGGAGAGCGATAGGCAAAGTTTCTCATCGACTGGATATGTTCAAGGCGGGTACGGGTACCTATGCAAACGATGCGATTTATTGGACTGCGTACAACAAAGTTGTGGCCTTTGACTTGGCCAAGGAAGAATTTCGATTGCTACGTGTCCCTCTTTGTTTGCAAAACCGTCAGAACAGCGATAGATGTGGACTTGTAGCACTTGGAGGGCATTTGTGTCTTTATATGGATAAATTACGTTTTGAAATCTGGTCCGTGATGAAAAGTAGCGACTCCAGGGAGACCTGGCGTATGGAGCTTGATATAGACTATGAAGCCGTAGTAATGGGTTCTCGTAAAAGGAACTTTAAGCCGATTTTACTTACAAAGAAGGGAGAAATTATATTCTTATATGCTGAATCCGTGCTTTATTGTTATGACACGAAAACAACATTTTTGAAGATGATATCCGACGAAGCATCAGCAGACTATTTCGAAGCCGTCGAAGTAATTGCTCATGTAAATACCTTTGCATCATTGGAAGTCATGGGAGAAAATTCAAAGAGATACACGGTTCACCCAAGCAGGGTCCGGTCTCCAAGGGATGATGATGTTATTGATGAGTTAGACCGAGTTGCTCTGAGTGAGGTTTGTGATACGACGCGTTTCAAACTCCGTTCATAG